In Streptomyces canus, one DNA window encodes the following:
- a CDS encoding S1 family peptidase, with translation MRHARRRVVRRVTRLAAVGGLLLGGVMVTRAVASETPPNTAVPHTYAMEAGQTGADLVSRLGSSRTAGTWIGTDGKPVVAVTDEQAAAEVREAGARAKVVGHSMDELKSAAKTLRSAPRVAGTAWSMDYRTNEVVVQGDSTVSASDWSAMTRVADGIGGFVRMERTEGTFTPRLNGAQPILSTGGRCSAGFNVTNGQSDFILTAGHCGPAGSIWFADTGGNNQLGKTVTQSFPGNDFSLVQYANGKAGEGAGVVFIGNGKGVQITGSGDPSIGQRVFRSGSTSGLRDGQVTGVNSTVNYPEGTVTGLIETNVCAEPGDSGGPMFSEGIALGITSGGSGDCTQGGTTFFQPVTKALTALGMQLIVSNPAAGGASPAPSATSAQAQGSIAPGAASPGSSAAVEGAQGTPLLSRLTDTRNVGPGLLVVGGSLIALVATRYIRSEQDRKAYQRYYSATWG, from the coding sequence GATGGTCACGCGCGCCGTCGCGAGCGAGACTCCCCCCAACACCGCCGTGCCGCACACCTACGCCATGGAGGCCGGGCAGACGGGGGCGGATCTGGTGTCGCGGCTCGGCTCCTCCCGTACGGCCGGCACCTGGATCGGCACCGACGGCAAGCCGGTCGTCGCGGTCACCGACGAGCAGGCGGCCGCCGAGGTGCGCGAGGCGGGTGCCAGGGCGAAGGTCGTCGGGCACAGCATGGACGAGCTCAAGTCGGCGGCGAAGACGCTGCGTTCCGCGCCCCGGGTCGCCGGAACCGCCTGGTCCATGGATTACCGGACCAACGAGGTGGTGGTGCAGGGGGACAGCACGGTCTCGGCGTCCGACTGGTCCGCCATGACCAGGGTCGCGGACGGTATCGGCGGCTTCGTCCGCATGGAGCGCACCGAGGGCACCTTCACTCCCCGCCTGAACGGGGCGCAGCCGATCCTGTCGACCGGCGGACGCTGTTCGGCGGGCTTCAACGTGACCAACGGCCAGAGCGACTTCATCCTCACGGCCGGGCACTGCGGTCCCGCCGGTTCGATCTGGTTCGCGGACACCGGGGGCAACAACCAGCTCGGCAAGACGGTCACCCAGAGCTTCCCGGGCAACGACTTCTCGCTGGTGCAGTACGCCAATGGGAAGGCGGGGGAAGGAGCCGGTGTCGTGTTCATCGGCAACGGCAAGGGCGTGCAGATCACCGGCTCGGGCGATCCGTCCATCGGGCAGCGGGTGTTCCGCAGCGGCAGCACCAGCGGGCTGCGCGACGGTCAGGTGACGGGGGTCAACTCGACGGTGAACTACCCGGAGGGCACGGTCACCGGGCTGATCGAGACGAACGTGTGCGCCGAGCCCGGGGACAGCGGCGGTCCGATGTTCTCCGAGGGGATCGCGCTCGGCATCACCTCGGGCGGCAGCGGTGACTGCACCCAGGGCGGTACGACGTTCTTCCAGCCGGTGACGAAGGCGCTGACGGCGCTCGGCATGCAGTTGATCGTGTCGAACCCGGCCGCCGGCGGGGCGTCTCCCGCTCCGTCGGCCACCTCGGCGCAGGCGCAGGGCTCGATCGCTCCCGGTGCGGCCTCTCCCGGCTCCTCGGCGGCGGTGGAGGGTGCACAGGGCACGCCCCTGCTGAGCCGGCTCACGGACACCCGGAATGTCGGGCCCGGTCTGCTGGTCGTCGGGGGAAGTCTGATCGCGCTGGTGGCGACGCGGTACATCCGCTCGGAACAGGATCGCAAAGCGTATCAGCGGTACTACTCGGCGACTTGGGGCTGA
- a CDS encoding EamA family transporter produces the protein MGPLLALASAVLYGIVDFTGGLLSRRAHFATVTFLGQIGGLLLATSAALFLPADAVRPVDLLWGALSGVGSGAAMHFLNRGLSHGAMSVVVPVSAVTGVALSVVCGVLLGDRPTTVAWLGIVLSVPALWMVCGGGTDGGGGVPDGLLASVGVALQYIALAQAGAAGGLWPVAAGRVAAVLVLLPVAARNPGRLRLPPVRAVQAVLVGAGAALGLLLFLFAAQRQLLAVAVVLASLYPALPVILGLALLHERLNRKQVVGLAGAGVATVLLSLG, from the coding sequence ATGGGCCCTCTCCTCGCACTGGCCTCAGCGGTCTTATACGGCATCGTCGACTTCACCGGCGGTCTGCTGTCCCGCCGCGCCCACTTCGCCACCGTCACCTTCCTCGGGCAGATCGGCGGCCTGCTCCTGGCCACCTCTGCCGCGCTCTTCCTCCCGGCCGACGCCGTACGCCCCGTCGACCTCCTTTGGGGCGCGCTCTCCGGTGTCGGAAGCGGCGCCGCCATGCACTTCCTCAACCGCGGCCTCAGCCACGGTGCGATGAGCGTGGTCGTGCCCGTCAGCGCCGTCACCGGGGTCGCCCTCTCCGTCGTGTGCGGAGTGCTGCTCGGTGACCGGCCGACCACCGTGGCCTGGCTGGGAATCGTCCTGTCGGTGCCCGCCCTGTGGATGGTCTGCGGCGGTGGTACGGACGGCGGCGGAGGAGTCCCCGACGGGCTGCTCGCCAGTGTCGGCGTCGCGCTCCAGTACATCGCCCTCGCGCAGGCCGGTGCCGCCGGCGGACTGTGGCCGGTGGCCGCGGGACGGGTGGCCGCCGTACTCGTCCTGCTGCCCGTGGCGGCCCGAAATCCTGGGCGCCTGCGCCTGCCACCCGTACGAGCCGTGCAAGCGGTACTGGTCGGAGCGGGCGCGGCCCTCGGACTCCTGCTCTTCCTGTTCGCCGCCCAGCGGCAGCTGCTGGCCGTCGCCGTCGTCCTGGCCTCCCTCTACCCGGCCCTCCCCGTGATCCTCGGACTCGCCCTGCTGCATGAGCGGCTGAACAGGAAGCAGGTGGTGGGCCTCGCGGGGGCGGGGGTTGCCACGGTCTTACTGAGTCTGGGATGA
- a CDS encoding ROK family protein, giving the protein MTTVAASWLPLSTGERSVAIEVLVHGPLSRTELARRLDLSAGSLTRLTKPLIESGLLIEVPEAGTPAEVRQGRPSQPLDVVTESRSFIGFKITEDMVYGVVTTLRSEIVARHDRPLVSHDPAEVADLLAEMTRELARAYPRLAGVGIGVGGFVQERAVVGESPFLHWRDVPLGELVEERTGLPVVVENDVAALVESETWFGAGRGLDRFVVLTIGAGIGYGLVLGGRRVPYAEEDRGFGRHWIIDPNGPLTPDGNRGSAVSLLTIPNIRYQVHAATGRDHTYEEILALAAAGDPMPARVIDEAGRALGVLVAQIANFAMPQKIMLAGEGVGLMDVAGKTVEDTIRAHRHPLAGPVDLETRVSDFHDWARGAAVLAIQVLVLGVAEV; this is encoded by the coding sequence ATGACCACAGTTGCCGCCAGCTGGCTACCCCTGAGCACCGGCGAGCGCTCGGTGGCGATCGAGGTGCTCGTCCACGGCCCGCTGTCACGCACCGAACTCGCCCGCCGCCTCGACCTCTCCGCGGGCAGCCTCACCCGGCTGACCAAGCCGCTCATCGAGTCGGGTCTGCTGATCGAGGTCCCCGAGGCGGGCACCCCGGCCGAGGTGCGCCAGGGGCGCCCGTCGCAGCCCCTCGACGTGGTCACCGAGTCCCGGTCCTTCATCGGCTTCAAGATCACCGAGGACATGGTCTACGGCGTCGTCACCACCCTCCGGAGCGAGATCGTCGCTCGCCACGACCGGCCCCTCGTCAGCCATGACCCAGCCGAAGTCGCCGACCTGCTCGCGGAGATGACGCGCGAACTGGCCCGCGCGTACCCGCGGCTCGCCGGCGTCGGCATCGGGGTCGGCGGCTTCGTCCAGGAGCGTGCCGTGGTCGGCGAGTCCCCGTTCCTGCACTGGCGGGACGTCCCCCTCGGCGAACTCGTCGAGGAGCGCACGGGGTTGCCGGTGGTGGTCGAGAACGACGTCGCCGCCCTCGTCGAGTCCGAGACCTGGTTCGGCGCCGGCCGCGGCCTCGACCGCTTCGTCGTCCTCACCATCGGCGCCGGCATCGGCTACGGCCTGGTCCTGGGCGGCCGGCGCGTCCCCTACGCCGAGGAGGACCGGGGCTTCGGACGGCACTGGATCATCGACCCCAACGGGCCCCTCACGCCCGACGGCAACCGCGGCAGTGCCGTCTCCCTGCTCACCATTCCCAACATCCGCTACCAGGTGCATGCCGCCACCGGCCGCGACCACACCTACGAGGAGATCCTCGCCCTCGCCGCGGCCGGCGACCCCATGCCCGCCCGCGTCATCGACGAGGCCGGGCGTGCCCTCGGCGTCCTGGTCGCCCAGATCGCCAACTTCGCCATGCCGCAGAAGATCATGCTCGCCGGAGAGGGTGTCGGTCTGATGGACGTGGCGGGCAAGACCGTGGAGGACACGATCCGCGCCCACCGCCACCCCCTGGCCGGTCCGGTCGACCTGGAGACCAGGGTGTCCGACTTCCACGACTGGGCCCGCGGAGCCGCCGTGCTGGCGATCCAGGTACTGGTCCTGGGTGTGGCCGAAGTGTGA